In Ailuropoda melanoleuca isolate Jingjing chromosome 11, ASM200744v2, whole genome shotgun sequence, a genomic segment contains:
- the TMEM240 gene encoding LOW QUALITY PROTEIN: transmembrane protein 240 (The sequence of the model RefSeq protein was modified relative to this genomic sequence to represent the inferred CDS: deleted 1 base in 1 codon) codes for PPAPCLPARAACAPHPRAAPRCPSPACAPHPRASVPISGLCTRLLAAPSSPSPACASHPDCPELPDSGAAPGTPIPGLRSPTPSAPPLTPHPTPRGPGQARSSALTGHGLFQAIACLMDMNALLDRFHNYILPHLRGEDRVCHCNCGRHHIHYVIPYDGDQSVVDASENYFVTDNVTKQEIDLMLGLLLGFCISWFLVWMDGVLHCAVRAWRAGRRYDGSWTWLPKLCSLRELGRRPHRPFEEAAGNMVHVKQKLYHNGHPSPRHL; via the exons CCTCCCGCGCCTTGTTTACCGGCCCGCGCGGCCTGCGCTCCTCATCCCCGGGCTGCCCCGCGCTGCCCATCCCCGGCCTGCGCTCCCCATCCCCGGGCTTCGGTCCCCATCTCCGGGCTGTGCACCCGTCTCCTGGCAGCGCCGAGCTCCCCATCCCCGGCCTGCGCTTCCCATCCCGACTGCCCTGAGCTCCCCGATTCTGGGGCTGCCCCTGGCACCCCTATCCCAGGCCTGCGCTCCCCTACCCCCAGCGCGCCGCccctcacaccccaccccacGCCCCGGGGCCCCGGCCAGGCCCGCTCCTCGGCGCTGACCGGTCATGGGCTCTTCCAGGCCATCGCGTGCTTGATGGACATGAACGCACTGCTGGACCGATTCCACAACTACATCCTCCCGCACCTGCGGGGCGAGGACCGCGTCTGCCACTGCAACTGTGGCCG GCACCACATCCACTACGTGATCCCTTACGACGGGGACCAGTCGGTGGTGGACGCCTCCGAGAACTACTTCGTGACAGACAACGTCACCAAGCAGGAGATCGACCTCATGCTGGGGCTGCTGCTCGGATTCTGCATCAGCTGGTTCCTGGTGTGGATGGACGGCGTCCTGCACTGCGCCGTGCGCGCCTGGAGGGCCGGCCGGCGCTACG ACGGCTCGTGGACCTGGCTGCCCAAGCTGTGCAGCCTGCGGGAGCTGGGCCGGCGGCCG CACAGGCCCTTCGAGGAGGCGGCCGGCAACATGGTGCACGTGAAGCAGAAACTCTACCACAACGGCCACCCGAGCCCGCGGCACCTCTGA